The sequence below is a genomic window from Halosolutus gelatinilyticus.
AGCGTCGCCTCGACGGTGTCGGTCTCGGCGGTCTCGTTCTCGTCCGTCTCGTTCTCGTCCGTCTCGTTCTCGTCCGTCTCGTTTCCGATCGGTTCGTCGTCGATCGTCTCGTTCGCGTCGTCGGCGCCGTCGACTTCGAGGAGGGCCGTGTCGAGCACCGGCGCGCCACCCGGAGCCACGTACGGCGGATCGTCCTCGCCGTCGCTGTCGGCGTAGTCGAACTCCCGGTCGCCGTTCGTGTCGGTGTGGGCGGCCGCGACGATCGGCTGATCCGATTCGATCGGTTCGTCGAGTTCGATCTCGACGCCCTCGTGCTCGCCGGGGTCGAGGTAATCCGAGACGCCGAGGACGGACTCAGGGTCGAGATCGGTGCCGTCGTAGACGGCGACGAAGCCGCCCTCCGAGAGGTTGACGGCGTCGACGACGACGCGATCGCCGTCGCTCTCCTGGTCCACGACGCTCGTCGACGCGGTTCCTTCGATTTCGTCGATCTCTTCGACTCCCTCTTCGGCGTCTCGTGCGGCGAATTGCTGGATCTGACTCGGATCGTCCGTCCCCTCCTCGGCGGCGAAGGCCGCCGTATCGGAGGCCGTTTCCTGGCTCAGCTGCTGGAGTTGCGTGACGCTGATGCGCTGGTACTGGACCGACCGCGCAGTCTCCTGACACGCCCCGATCGCGGCGATCTGGAGCTGTTCGATCGTCACCTCCTGGTGCTGGACGAGCACGCCGGCGGCGGCCCCCTGGGCGAGGTTCTGCACCTGCGTGACGTCGAGGACCTGCGTCTGGATCACTGTCCCCTGGCCCGCGCCGAAGGCCGCGGCCTGGATCTGTTCGACCTCGACGATCTGCTGCTGGATCGCCGCCACGGTCGCGCCTTCCGCGGCGCCGACCGCGGCGGACTGGACCTGTGCGATCGACACCAGCTGTTGTTGGACGACCCCCTGGGACGCGCCGTCGGCCGCGGCCTGGATCTGCTCGACGGAGGCCTCCTGACTCTGGGAGATCGACCCCTTCGCCGCGCCGAAGCAGGCTTCCTGGATCTGCGTGATCGAGATCCGCTGGATCTGCTCGACGCGAACCCGCTGGATCTGCTTCAGCGGCCCGGCTCCGGCACCGCGCGCGGCGGCCTGCGTCTGCTCGACCGAGACCTCCTGCTCCTGGACGATCGCGCCGGCGGCCGCGCCCATGGCCGCCTTCTGTATCTGCTTGATCGTCACCCGCTGGTACTGCTCGACCTCGACGCGCTGCTCCTGCTCGAGGGCGGCCCTGGTACTCCCCTCGAGCGCGCCGGCGGACGCGCCGGCGGCCGCGTGTTGCACGTGCTCCAGGGAGACCCGCTGGCGCTGCTCGACCGTGATCTTCTGGTACTGCTCGATCACGCCGTAGGCCGCTCCCTGCGCCGCCTCCTGGATCTTCGGCTGTTGCCGGACGTCCCTGGCGCCGGCCTCGCTCGCGGCTCCCGCCGCCGCTCCGCGGGTCGCGACCTGTATCTGTTCGACCTCGACGCGCTGGGTCTGTTCGATCTGCGCGATCGCGCCGTGGGTCGCGCCCCACGTCGCGCTCTGCATCTGTTCGGCCTCGACCGTCTGATGCTGGGAGAGCGCACCGTCGGTCGCCCCGCCGACCGCGTACTGCACCTGTTCGGCTTCCACGCGCTGTTCCTGGATCAACGCGCCGTGAACCGCCCCTGCGGTCGCCTGCTGAACCTGTTCGACGGAGGCCTCCTGGTGCTGGGCGACCGACTCGAGCGCCCCCTCGATCGCCGCCGCGCGCTGCTCCTGGGTCACCTCGACGCCCTGCGACTGGACGAGTTCGACGCCCTCCTCGACGCCCTCTTCGATCGCCGCCTCCTGGTCCTGCTGGAGCGCAGCGGTTCCCGTCGCCGCGCTCGTCGCGTCCATGTCGACCAGATCGAACTCGGCTCCGGGCGTGGGCGCGACAGTCTGTTGTGCCTCCCCGTCGTCGGCCGCCGTCACCCCGTCGGTCCCCCCGAACCCGCCGCCGAGAAGCGGCAGGGCGACGACGCTCGTCACCAGTGCGGCGACGATGACGACCGTCGCCGCGGCGCTCGTCGATCTCATTCGACGGGCTCCCCGGCGGCGATGACGCGATTCGATCGAGAACTCGACGTCTTGGCCCGCCGGCATCGTCCCGCGCGACGCCGCGATCGCCCTCTGGATATCGTCGGTCGGTTCCCCCCGGATTCGCCGCTCGTGCTAATCGATCCCATTCCTCCCGCAGTGCGCCGCGGAACGCGAGCATAAGCCGCCCGTCCGTTTCGGTTGGTCGGCGGACACAAATCGACCATTATGGCCGAGAACGCCCCGTCGCGAAGGACGAAAACCTCGGTATAGGGGTCGATTTCGGCGAGGACCGGCTCCCGCCGCCGTCCCGTCGACACCGTCATCCCCGGCGACAGGTAGCCGTCTGTTTCGGTCGCGCCGAGCGCGATCGCCGGACAGAACCGGATCGGTGCGGAGACCGGCGTTCGGCCCGGAAACCGAAGTGTTGAACTGCCCGAACGGGAGAAGCGAGAGCATGGAAACCGAACGATCCGAGGTCGACTTGGTGGGCGGCGAGACCGTCAAATCGATCGCGCGGGCCGCGCTTCTCGCGGCGCTGATGGGCGCCGCCGTCGTCGTAACGATCCCGTACCCGCTCTCTCCGGCCGCCAGTATAACGTTACAGGTCCTCGTCGTCTTCCTCGCCGGGCTGTATCTCGGTCCCCTCTGGGGAGCGATCTCGATGGTGCT
It includes:
- a CDS encoding DUF7282 domain-containing protein, with translation MRSTSAAATVVIVAALVTSVVALPLLGGGFGGTDGVTAADDGEAQQTVAPTPGAEFDLVDMDATSAATGTAALQQDQEAAIEEGVEEGVELVQSQGVEVTQEQRAAAIEGALESVAQHQEASVEQVQQATAGAVHGALIQEQRVEAEQVQYAVGGATDGALSQHQTVEAEQMQSATWGATHGAIAQIEQTQRVEVEQIQVATRGAAAGAASEAGARDVRQQPKIQEAAQGAAYGVIEQYQKITVEQRQRVSLEHVQHAAAGASAGALEGSTRAALEQEQRVEVEQYQRVTIKQIQKAAMGAAAGAIVQEQEVSVEQTQAAARGAGAGPLKQIQRVRVEQIQRISITQIQEACFGAAKGSISQSQEASVEQIQAAADGASQGVVQQQLVSIAQVQSAAVGAAEGATVAAIQQQIVEVEQIQAAAFGAGQGTVIQTQVLDVTQVQNLAQGAAAGVLVQHQEVTIEQLQIAAIGACQETARSVQYQRISVTQLQQLSQETASDTAAFAAEEGTDDPSQIQQFAARDAEEGVEEIDEIEGTASTSVVDQESDGDRVVVDAVNLSEGGFVAVYDGTDLDPESVLGVSDYLDPGEHEGVEIELDEPIESDQPIVAAAHTDTNGDREFDYADSDGEDDPPYVAPGGAPVLDTALLEVDGADDANETIDDEPIGNETDENETDENETDENETAETDTVEATLSVADQEGTGENLTIDDANASVEYAIAAEYDGERTESEFFEENEAVENETIDLEPPIEENATVDVSLVDSDGVELENETIEYAIRNETAGNETTEDVTDGDEPIGNETDDNETADPFQVESLDCSNAAVSGTFEEGDVIGVTTAFYESGADGPVEEEYEITVGEDVAAPFDGTIAYEPGDEFSVTETEDGATVTLPDGDFGVAIVGFTSPEAAPGEVDYPNPDEQECLLEVRPELPSIAVADAVPIEGDPSGAIEVTFEYENPNDAAMLVESAFVEGTTPNEPVENLEPGTDTFTVEWTPDDDAERLVWEVDPTAYDYEEVLVAETDTAGEIDPTEPAEFAVEILGTNDPVEQGEPLEVEAAVENVGGEEGTQDVELDVGGVITDSSSLSLEPGATETVSFAVETTDVPPGQYAATISSEDADAETIVVITEPSEIDGEDGAPSDGPPDDEPPEDDPFDDVPPDNESPDNDPFDEPFGALWFRGA